Proteins found in one Hyla sarda isolate aHylSar1 chromosome 7, aHylSar1.hap1, whole genome shotgun sequence genomic segment:
- the LOC130282445 gene encoding uncharacterized protein LOC130282445, translated as MSKQPRTEQSKSVTSEKRQSTNARQRGQTFHHKELVDMVRLIDELSATRAPRGQVNQQKHDIMSQVATYLKEKYGTFHTPKQVKKRFSDLKVRETRRLGSIRRHIAEEHEPKEDTQLQAKCTDEEEPSVSGNCNKPDENQEMLVCPETEYFTLHLQPIDSEKFEQLPEPQRENPETKTIRFLDRRLCQMQEELTRQMSTLIQKMEEKINAKLDHVLARITVLEEKCNVLNP; from the exons ATGTCCAAACAACCACGCACTGAGCAGTCCAAAAGTGTCACGTCAG AGAAAAGACAGTCCACAAATGCCAGACAACGGGGGCAAACCTTCCATCATAAAGAACTTGTGGATATGGTTCGGCTCATTGATGAGCTGAGTGCCACACGTGCCCCAAGAGGGCAGGTGAACCAGCAAAAACATGACATAATGTCTCAAGTAGCTACCTATCTTAAGGAAAAATATGGAACATTCCACACTCCCAAACAAGTAAAAAAACGCTTCTCCGACTTAAAGGTTCGCGAAACTCGTAGACTGGGGTCTATTCGCCGACATATTGCTGAAG AACATGAGCCAAAGGAAGACACACAGTTGCAGGCAAAATGTACAGATGAGGAGGAGCCAAGTGTTAGTGGCAATTGCAACAAGCCAGATGAGAATCAG GAAATGTTGGTTTGCCCGGAAACAGAATATTTTACATTGCATTTGCAACCCATTGATAGTGAAAAATTTGAACAACTTCCAGAGCCACAAAGGGAGAATCCAGAAACCAAAACTATTAGATTTCTTGATCGGAGGCTATGTCAAATGCAAGAAGAGTTAACTAGACAAATGTCCACCTTAATAcaaaaaatggaggagaaaataaATGCAAAACTTGACCATGTGCTCGCTCGAATTACTGTTTTGGAAGAAAAATGCAATGTTTTGAATCCGtaa